A single genomic interval of Malania oleifera isolate guangnan ecotype guangnan chromosome 11, ASM2987363v1, whole genome shotgun sequence harbors:
- the LOC131167619 gene encoding uncharacterized protein LOC131167619, translating to MNPLAFSGGPNLIAAENLILEIEELLGVLECTEEKKVRFATFKLVGEANRWWRSTKLVEEQQLGYASVTWSYFRKVFFNKYFPITTREVEVEEFMHLTQGFSSVQQYTAQFMELSRFAPHMVLDELKKAPIFERGLKQKIRIQVAMLLVQSFTKLVDRAMATKASATHSFTSRGFVKVCEIEAQSLGIELGVAM from the exons ATGAACCCACTAGCATTCTCGGGAGGACCAAACCTGATTGCGGCGGAAAACTTGATTCTAGAGATAGAGGAACTGTTGGGGGTGTTGGAATGCACAGAGGAGAAGAAAGTGAGATTTGCCACCTTTAAACTAGTGGGAGAGGCAAATAGATGGTGGAGATCGACTAAGTTGGTGGAGGAACAACAGTTAGGGTATGCATCTGTTACCTGGAGCTATTTCAGAAAAGTTTTCTTCAACAAATACTTCCCCATCACCACTAGAGAGGTGGAGGTAGAGGAATTCATGCATCTGACACAGGGGTTCTCATCGGTGCAGCAGTATACGGCCCAATTTATGGAGCTATCCCGATTCGCTCCACATATGGTCCTGGATGAGTTGAAGAAGGCTCCAATATTTGAGAGAGGACTGAAGCAGAAAATACGCATACAGGTGGCGATGTTATTAGTCCAAAGCTTTACaaagctagtggatagagccatggCGACAAAGGCTA gtgcaacccactcgtttacATCTAGGGGGTTTGTTAAAGTATGTGAAATAGAGGCTCAGTCATTAGGCATTGAGTTAGGTGTGGCCATGTGA